One Cryptomeria japonica chromosome 9, Sugi_1.0, whole genome shotgun sequence genomic window carries:
- the LOC131858378 gene encoding transcription factor MYB25-like: MKSGSSNGKGDERIKGPWSPEEDAVLSRLVEKFGARNWSLIARGIPGRSGKSCRLRWCNQLNPGVKRKPFTGNLQCNQQLPCNLLIFKPHPLKYVSFTFCAFILPALPICPMLFLNAEI, encoded by the exons ATGAAAAGTGGGAGTAGCAATGGCAAGGGAGATGAACGCATAAAGGGGCCCTGGTCGCCGGAGGAGGATGCCGTTCTGAGCAGGCTGGTGGAGAAATTTGGAGCTCGTAATTGGAGTCTCATAGCGAGGGGCATTCCTGGCCGCTCTGGAAAGTCATGCCGCCTTCGTTGGTGTAATCAGCTCAACCCAGGGGTCAAGCGCAAGCCATTCACTG GTAACTTGCAATGTAATCAACAACTACCTTGTAACCTCCTTATATTCAAACCACATCCATTGAAGTATGTATCGTTCACTTTTTGTGCATTCATTCTTCCAGCATTACCTATATGCCCCATGCTGTTTTTAAATGCTGAG